A part of Propioniciclava coleopterorum genomic DNA contains:
- a CDS encoding ABC transporter ATP-binding protein, with translation MTAPAILSARGLGRTFPTTEPPTTVLTGVDLAVAPGEFVVVMGASGSGKSTLLYCISGMDRPTSGTVELEGRDLTGLDDDEMSRVRLTRMGFVFQQPYFLPNLTVRDNILLPALKAAPGDAAAAAARVDALMERFEIGHVGDHGVTEVSGGQLQRASICRALATQPAITVADEPTGALNSAMTAEVMDALVAVRRDGATLVMVTHDPSCAARADRVVYLRDGRVQAERHLGPWTAQAAQDREDDVLGWLRTLGF, from the coding sequence ATGACGGCCCCAGCCATCCTGAGCGCACGCGGCCTCGGCCGGACGTTCCCCACCACCGAGCCGCCCACCACCGTCCTGACGGGCGTCGACCTGGCGGTCGCGCCCGGCGAGTTCGTCGTCGTCATGGGCGCCTCGGGGTCGGGCAAGTCGACGCTGCTCTACTGCATCAGCGGGATGGACCGCCCCACGTCGGGGACGGTCGAACTCGAGGGCCGCGACCTCACCGGCCTGGACGACGACGAGATGAGCCGCGTCCGGTTGACCCGGATGGGTTTCGTGTTCCAGCAGCCCTACTTCCTGCCGAACCTCACGGTGCGCGACAACATCCTGCTGCCGGCGCTCAAGGCCGCGCCCGGGGACGCCGCGGCGGCTGCGGCGCGGGTGGACGCGCTCATGGAACGCTTCGAGATCGGACACGTGGGCGACCACGGGGTCACCGAGGTGTCCGGGGGCCAACTGCAGCGCGCCTCGATCTGCCGCGCGCTGGCGACCCAGCCGGCGATCACCGTCGCCGACGAGCCGACCGGCGCCCTCAACAGCGCCATGACCGCCGAGGTGATGGACGCCCTGGTCGCGGTCCGCCGCGACGGCGCGACGCTGGTGATGGTGACGCACGATCCCTCCTGCGCCGCGCGCGCCGACCGCGTGGTCTACCTCCGCGACGGCCGCGTCCAGGCCGAGCGCCATCTCGGTCCGTGGACGGCGCAGGCGGCCCAGGACCGCGAGGACGACGTGCTGGGATGGCTGCGAACGCTGGGCTTCTAG
- the mutA gene encoding methylmalonyl-CoA mutase small subunit, with translation MSVDPEQLTLAGGFPAANDEQWEAEVLKVLNRGRPEDKQLTAAQGLKRLTTTTLDGLDIAPLYTSSPEDGALGYPGSMPFTRGASVRDGSAVAWGVRQLHEDPDAAVTKQAILDDLERGATSVWLRVDPDAIAAEDLATVLADVQLDLAAVRVVSNTDPVGAARALIEVFRTSGDDPANLKGNLGVDALRHAALTGTAPDLSAHREIVAEATESLPGVVALTVDALPYSGAGADDVQELAFGIATGIEYLRDLESAGIDPDLAVTQIEFRVSANADQFMTIARLRALRRLWARVTEVAGVPEPLRGAHTHAVTSPRMYSTVDPYVNMLRATIATFGAAAGGADAITVLPFDHAAGLPTPFSRRIARNTQVIAAEESHLGRVMDPAGGSWYVESLTDELAQAAWKLVGEIEAAGGMAAALASGDVAARIAATNEARAAALATRGVELTGVSMFPLANEKKFAAKPRPEAPALGGLKQIRDAEVFEALRERAWAHEAATGTPPQVLLACLGAQRDFGARQGFASNVLLVGGIAPAESHGGTPDEIAARAAEAGAKVAVLASSAKVYADQAVPVAEALRAAGVEKVYLAGRLAEAGDVPEGLFDGTIALGMDVVAFLDTTFDTLGVTR, from the coding sequence ATGTCGGTTGATCCCGAACAGCTCACCTTGGCGGGCGGGTTCCCCGCGGCCAACGACGAACAGTGGGAGGCGGAGGTCCTCAAGGTCCTCAACCGCGGCCGCCCCGAAGACAAGCAGCTCACCGCCGCCCAGGGCCTCAAGCGCCTGACCACCACCACGCTGGACGGGCTCGACATCGCCCCGCTGTACACCTCTTCGCCCGAGGACGGCGCGCTGGGCTACCCCGGCTCGATGCCGTTCACCCGCGGCGCGAGCGTGCGCGACGGCTCGGCCGTCGCCTGGGGCGTCCGGCAGCTGCACGAGGACCCCGACGCGGCCGTCACCAAGCAGGCGATCCTGGACGACCTCGAGCGGGGCGCCACGTCGGTGTGGCTCCGCGTCGACCCCGACGCCATCGCCGCCGAGGACCTCGCGACGGTGCTCGCCGACGTCCAGCTCGACCTGGCCGCGGTCCGGGTCGTCAGCAACACCGACCCCGTGGGCGCCGCCCGCGCCCTGATCGAGGTCTTCCGGACCTCCGGCGACGACCCCGCCAACCTCAAGGGCAACCTGGGCGTCGACGCCCTGCGGCACGCGGCCCTCACCGGGACCGCGCCCGACCTGTCGGCGCACCGCGAGATCGTCGCCGAGGCCACCGAGTCGCTGCCCGGCGTCGTCGCGCTGACCGTCGACGCGCTCCCCTACTCCGGCGCCGGCGCCGACGACGTGCAGGAGCTCGCCTTCGGGATCGCGACCGGCATCGAGTACCTCCGCGACCTGGAGTCCGCGGGCATCGACCCCGACCTGGCCGTGACGCAGATCGAGTTCCGGGTCTCGGCGAACGCCGACCAGTTCATGACGATCGCCCGGCTGCGCGCGCTGCGCCGCCTGTGGGCGCGCGTCACCGAGGTCGCGGGCGTCCCCGAGCCGCTGCGCGGCGCGCACACGCACGCCGTCACCAGCCCCCGGATGTACTCCACCGTCGACCCGTACGTGAACATGCTGCGCGCCACCATCGCCACCTTCGGCGCGGCGGCCGGCGGCGCGGACGCGATCACGGTGCTGCCCTTCGACCACGCGGCCGGGCTCCCGACGCCGTTCTCGCGGCGCATCGCCCGCAACACGCAGGTGATCGCCGCCGAGGAGTCGCACCTGGGCCGGGTCATGGATCCGGCGGGCGGCTCCTGGTACGTCGAGAGCCTCACCGACGAGCTCGCCCAGGCCGCCTGGAAGCTCGTGGGCGAGATCGAGGCGGCGGGCGGCATGGCCGCGGCGCTGGCCTCCGGCGACGTCGCGGCGCGGATCGCCGCCACGAACGAGGCCCGGGCGGCGGCGCTGGCCACCCGCGGCGTCGAGCTCACCGGCGTGAGCATGTTCCCCCTGGCGAACGAGAAGAAGTTCGCCGCCAAGCCGCGCCCCGAGGCCCCCGCGCTGGGCGGCCTGAAGCAGATCCGGGACGCGGAGGTCTTCGAGGCCCTGCGCGAGCGCGCCTGGGCCCACGAGGCCGCCACGGGGACGCCCCCGCAGGTCCTGCTGGCGTGCCTCGGCGCGCAGCGCGACTTCGGCGCCCGCCAGGGCTTCGCGTCCAACGTCCTGCTCGTCGGCGGCATCGCCCCCGCCGAGAGCCACGGCGGCACCCCCGACGAGATCGCCGCGCGGGCCGCCGAGGCCGGCGCCAAGGTCGCCGTGCTGGCCAGCTCCGCCAAGGTCTACGCCGACCAGGCCGTTCCCGTCGCCGAGGCCCTGCGGGCCGCCGGCGTCGAGAAGGTCTACCTGGCCGGCCGGCTCGCCGAGGCGGGCGACGTCCCCGAGGGGCTCTTCGACGGCACCATCGCCCTGGGCATGGACGTCGTGGCCTTCCTCGACACCACCTTCGACACGCTGGGAGTGACCCGATGA
- the scpA gene encoding methylmalonyl-CoA mutase → MIPRYDSVPLGDATPSPDADQAYAAALAEAGGDGTGWETPEQIAVAPLYTEADTAGLDFLDTRPGIPPFLRGPYSTMYVNRPWTIRQYAGFSTAAESNAFYRRNLAAGQKGLSIAFDLATHRGYDSDHPRVAGDVGMAGVAVDSILDMRQLFEGIPLDQMSVSMTMNGAVLPVLAFYVVAAEEQGVKPEQLAGTIQNDILKEFMVRNTYIYPPAPSMRIISDIFAFTSANMPKFNSISISGYHMQEAGATADIEMAYTLADGVEYIRAGQAVGLDVDKFAPRLSFFWAIGMNFFTEVAKMRAARMLWARLVKDAGAKNPKSMSLRTHSQTSGWSLTAQDVFNNVTRTCLEAMAATQGHTQSLHTNALDEAIALPTDFSARIARNTQLFIQQESGTTRPIDPWGGSAYVERLTAELAAKAWALIEEVEEAGGMAKAIEAGIPKMRIEEAAARTQARIDSGRQPVVGVNKYTLEDDEEFEVLKVDNASVRAEQIAKLAALREQRDEATTQAALDKLTWAAANPDPTDPERNLLKLAIDAARAMASLGEISSALEKEFGRYTAQIRTISGVYSKESGDTASTAATTELVERFEELEGRRPRILVAKMGQDGHDRGQKVIATAFADLGFDVDVGPLFQTPEEVARQAIEADVHVVGVSSLAAGHLTLVPALRAELDKLGREDLMIVVGGVIPSQDFAELREHGADAIYPPGTKIPESAHELLGILIQRLEDAAA, encoded by the coding sequence ATGATCCCCCGTTACGACTCCGTCCCGCTCGGCGACGCCACGCCGAGCCCCGACGCCGACCAGGCCTACGCGGCCGCGCTCGCCGAGGCGGGCGGTGACGGCACCGGCTGGGAGACCCCCGAGCAGATCGCCGTCGCGCCGCTGTACACCGAGGCGGACACCGCCGGGCTGGACTTCCTGGACACGCGTCCGGGGATCCCGCCCTTCCTGCGCGGGCCCTACTCCACGATGTACGTGAACCGGCCGTGGACCATCCGGCAGTACGCCGGCTTCTCCACCGCCGCCGAGTCCAACGCGTTCTACCGCCGCAACCTGGCCGCCGGCCAGAAGGGCCTCTCGATCGCGTTCGACCTGGCCACCCACCGCGGCTACGACTCCGACCACCCGCGCGTCGCGGGCGACGTCGGCATGGCGGGCGTGGCGGTGGACTCGATCCTGGACATGCGCCAGCTCTTCGAGGGCATCCCGCTGGACCAGATGTCGGTCTCGATGACCATGAACGGCGCCGTCCTGCCGGTGCTGGCGTTCTACGTCGTCGCCGCCGAGGAGCAGGGCGTCAAGCCCGAGCAGTTGGCCGGAACCATTCAGAACGACATTCTGAAGGAGTTCATGGTCCGCAACACCTACATCTACCCGCCTGCGCCCTCGATGCGGATCATCTCCGACATCTTCGCGTTCACCAGCGCGAACATGCCGAAGTTCAACTCGATCTCCATCTCCGGCTACCACATGCAGGAGGCCGGGGCGACCGCCGACATCGAGATGGCCTACACGCTGGCCGACGGCGTGGAGTACATCCGCGCCGGCCAGGCCGTCGGGCTGGACGTCGACAAGTTCGCGCCGCGCCTGAGCTTCTTCTGGGCGATCGGCATGAACTTCTTCACCGAGGTCGCCAAGATGCGCGCCGCGCGCATGCTGTGGGCCCGCCTGGTGAAGGACGCGGGGGCGAAGAACCCCAAGTCGATGTCGCTGCGCACGCACAGCCAGACCTCCGGCTGGTCGCTCACCGCCCAGGACGTCTTCAACAACGTCACCCGGACCTGCCTGGAGGCGATGGCCGCGACGCAGGGCCACACCCAGTCGCTGCACACCAACGCGCTGGACGAGGCGATCGCGCTGCCGACCGACTTCTCGGCCCGCATCGCCCGCAACACCCAGCTGTTCATCCAGCAGGAGTCCGGCACGACGCGTCCGATCGACCCGTGGGGCGGCTCGGCGTACGTCGAGCGCCTGACGGCCGAGCTCGCCGCCAAGGCGTGGGCGCTGATCGAGGAGGTCGAGGAGGCCGGCGGCATGGCCAAGGCCATCGAGGCCGGCATCCCGAAGATGCGCATCGAGGAGGCGGCCGCCCGCACCCAGGCCCGCATCGACTCGGGCCGCCAGCCCGTGGTGGGCGTCAACAAGTACACCCTGGAGGACGACGAGGAGTTCGAGGTCCTCAAGGTCGACAACGCCTCGGTGCGCGCCGAGCAGATCGCCAAGCTGGCCGCGCTGCGCGAGCAGCGCGACGAGGCCACCACGCAGGCCGCGCTCGACAAGCTCACCTGGGCGGCCGCCAACCCGGATCCGACCGACCCGGAGCGCAACCTGCTCAAGCTGGCGATCGACGCGGCCCGCGCCATGGCGTCGCTGGGCGAGATCTCCAGCGCGCTGGAGAAGGAGTTCGGGCGCTACACCGCGCAGATCCGTACCATCAGTGGTGTGTACAGCAAGGAATCCGGAGACACGGCGTCCACCGCGGCCACGACCGAACTGGTCGAGCGCTTCGAGGAGCTCGAGGGTCGCCGCCCGCGCATCCTGGTCGCCAAGATGGGCCAGGACGGCCACGACCGCGGCCAGAAGGTGATCGCCACGGCCTTCGCCGACCTCGGCTTCGACGTCGACGTCGGCCCGCTGTTCCAGACGCCGGAGGAGGTCGCCCGGCAGGCGATCGAGGCGGACGTGCACGTGGTGGGCGTCAGCTCGCTGGCGGCCGGCCACCTGACCCTGGTGCCGGCCCTGCGCGCCGAGCTGGACAAGCTCGGCCGCGAGGATCTGATGATCGTCGTGGGCGGCGTCATCCCGAGCCAGGACTTCGCCGAGTTGCGCGAGCACGGCGCCGACGCGATCTACCCGCCCGGCACCAAGATCCCCGAGTCCGCGCACGAGTTGCTCGGGATCCTGATCCAGCGTTTGGAGGATGCCGCGGCATGA
- the meaB gene encoding methylmalonyl Co-A mutase-associated GTPase MeaB codes for MRQTLDPATLAEHVVAGSRAHIARALTLVESSRPDHRDRARELLTLLRPHTGGAVRVGISGVPGAGKSTFINAMGTRLIERGHRIAVLAVDPSSSRSGGSVLGDRTRMADLAETDAAFIRPSPSGNHLGGVARATREGMLIMEAAGFDTIWVETVGVGQSEVAVAGMVDTFLLLMIARTGDQLQGIKRGILEMADVISVNKADGDGAGEARVAARELTIAMKLIKGAGERRTPVLTSSSYTGDGLDEVWQAVLDHRATLAADGSLDARRAAQQRDWMWALVQADLATALRRSPGVRAMTKHLESAVSSGELSAVEASAEILDAFRRDF; via the coding sequence ATGAGGCAGACACTGGACCCGGCGACCCTTGCAGAGCACGTGGTCGCCGGGTCTCGTGCACATATCGCGCGTGCGCTGACCCTCGTCGAGTCGTCGCGTCCCGACCACCGCGATCGGGCACGAGAACTGTTGACCCTGCTGCGTCCCCACACCGGGGGCGCGGTCCGCGTGGGCATCTCCGGCGTCCCCGGCGCCGGCAAGTCCACCTTCATCAACGCCATGGGCACCCGGCTGATCGAGCGGGGCCACCGGATCGCCGTCCTGGCGGTCGACCCCTCCTCCTCCCGCTCCGGCGGATCGGTGCTGGGCGACCGGACCCGCATGGCGGACCTGGCCGAGACCGACGCGGCCTTCATCCGCCCGTCCCCCTCGGGCAACCACCTGGGCGGCGTCGCGCGGGCGACCCGCGAGGGCATGCTCATCATGGAGGCGGCCGGCTTCGACACCATCTGGGTCGAGACCGTCGGCGTCGGGCAGTCCGAGGTCGCCGTCGCCGGCATGGTGGACACCTTCCTGCTGTTGATGATCGCCCGGACCGGCGACCAGTTGCAGGGCATCAAGCGCGGCATCCTGGAGATGGCCGACGTCATCAGCGTCAACAAGGCCGACGGCGACGGCGCGGGCGAGGCCCGGGTCGCCGCCCGCGAGCTGACCATCGCCATGAAGCTGATCAAGGGGGCCGGGGAGCGCCGCACGCCGGTGCTCACCTCCAGCTCCTACACCGGGGACGGCCTGGACGAGGTCTGGCAGGCGGTGCTGGACCACCGCGCGACGTTGGCGGCCGACGGCAGCCTGGACGCCCGCCGCGCCGCGCAGCAGCGTGACTGGATGTGGGCGCTGGTCCAAGCCGACCTGGCCACGGCGCTGCGCCGCAGCCCGGGCGTCCGGGCGATGACCAAGCACCTCGAGTCGGCGGTGTCCTCGGGCGAACTCAGCGCCGTGGAGGCGTCCGCCGAGATCCTGGACGCCTTCCGCCGCGACTTCTAG
- a CDS encoding sucrase ferredoxin, with product MNHPANPPLPPDSCSLGWGGLSAFGTAPQASFWVALEQPGPWGRDAFTQSHLDPDLGARIEAAAAAHGGRAILIRRPGQHADSHGGPRRVFVAGGLAGAAWLLSGEVDDPAEVLTLPWEHLAQTRPVEAPWLHPADPVLLVCTNAKRDRCCALVGRPIVEALAERDLRVWECSHTSGHRFAPTGVLLPYGQVLARLTPTLGVEVLEAAASGKLAVGTLNEQHDRSVSWLPPREGAAVSWVRAREAFTDPIGLAAVADGDSVTVTRVDGQIWELTVTRQESEPRAESCGKDAKPAAVFHVELLSAVYA from the coding sequence ATGAACCATCCTGCGAATCCCCCTCTGCCGCCCGACTCCTGCTCGCTGGGCTGGGGCGGCCTGTCCGCCTTCGGCACGGCCCCGCAGGCGTCCTTCTGGGTCGCCCTGGAGCAGCCCGGCCCGTGGGGCCGCGACGCCTTCACCCAGTCGCACCTCGACCCCGATCTCGGCGCCCGCATCGAGGCCGCCGCCGCCGCTCACGGCGGGCGCGCCATCCTGATCCGGCGCCCGGGGCAGCACGCGGACTCCCACGGCGGGCCGCGGCGCGTGTTCGTGGCCGGCGGGCTGGCCGGCGCGGCCTGGCTGCTCAGCGGCGAGGTCGACGATCCCGCCGAGGTGCTGACGTTGCCGTGGGAGCACCTGGCCCAGACGCGTCCGGTCGAGGCGCCCTGGCTCCACCCGGCCGATCCGGTGCTGCTCGTGTGCACCAACGCCAAGCGCGACCGCTGCTGCGCCCTGGTGGGGCGTCCGATCGTCGAGGCGCTCGCCGAGCGCGACCTGCGCGTGTGGGAGTGCTCCCACACCAGCGGCCACCGGTTCGCGCCGACCGGCGTGCTCCTGCCGTACGGGCAGGTGCTGGCCCGCCTGACGCCCACGCTGGGCGTCGAGGTGCTGGAGGCCGCGGCGTCCGGCAAGCTCGCGGTGGGCACGCTCAACGAGCAGCACGACCGCAGCGTCAGCTGGCTGCCACCCCGGGAGGGCGCCGCCGTCTCCTGGGTCCGGGCGCGGGAGGCGTTCACGGACCCGATCGGTCTCGCCGCGGTCGCCGACGGCGACTCCGTGACGGTGACGCGCGTGGACGGGCAGATCTGGGAGCTCACCGTGACCCGGCAGGAGTCCGAGCCGCGCGCCGAGTCCTGCGGCAAGGACGCCAAGCCGGCCGCGGTGTTCCACGTCGAGCTGCTCTCGGCGGTGTACGCCTGA
- a CDS encoding SDR family NAD(P)-dependent oxidoreductase — translation MSRGVVVVFGGRSEIGLEIATRLAPEASTVVLAVRPGSDAREAVTAVAAAGGTVEVVDFEADETAAHPALVADIERRFGEIGVAVLAFGVLGDQERAEGDAAEVVRILTTDFVAQASLLTVLAARMRPRGRGAIVAFSSVAGVRVRRANYVYGSAKAGLDGFASGLADALHGSGVDLVIARPGFVVGRMTRGMKPAVFSSTPAQVADAVTRRLADGGAPVLWIPWQLRAMFFVAPFVPRPLWRRMPR, via the coding sequence ATGAGCCGAGGCGTCGTGGTGGTCTTCGGGGGCCGGTCCGAGATCGGCCTGGAGATCGCGACGCGCCTGGCGCCCGAGGCGTCCACGGTCGTGCTGGCCGTGCGGCCCGGCTCGGACGCCCGCGAGGCCGTCACGGCGGTGGCCGCCGCCGGCGGGACCGTCGAGGTCGTGGACTTCGAGGCCGACGAGACGGCGGCCCACCCCGCGCTGGTCGCCGACATCGAGCGACGCTTCGGCGAGATCGGCGTCGCGGTGCTCGCCTTCGGCGTCCTGGGGGACCAGGAGCGCGCCGAGGGCGACGCCGCCGAGGTGGTGCGGATCCTCACCACCGACTTCGTCGCCCAGGCCTCACTGCTGACGGTGCTGGCCGCCCGGATGCGCCCGCGCGGGCGCGGCGCGATCGTGGCCTTCTCCTCGGTGGCGGGGGTGCGCGTGCGCCGCGCCAACTACGTCTACGGCTCGGCCAAGGCCGGGCTCGACGGGTTCGCCTCCGGCCTGGCCGACGCGCTGCACGGCAGCGGCGTCGACCTCGTGATCGCCCGGCCCGGCTTCGTCGTCGGCCGGATGACCCGCGGGATGAAGCCCGCGGTGTTCTCCTCGACGCCCGCCCAGGTGGCGGACGCCGTCACGCGCCGGCTCGCGGACGGGGGAGCCCCCGTCCTGTGGATCCCCTGGCAGCTCCGGGCGATGTTCTTCGTCGCCCCGTTCGTCCCCCGTCCCCTCTGGCGAAGGATGCCCCGATGA